TTTTCATCTTTTAAAAATTGAATGGTTTTATTGGTTACCTCATCTATTTCTTTTAAATGGAAACCACCTAAAACAGCATAAACCTTATCTACTCCACATACTTTTCGTGCATAAGATACTGTATTGCAAATTCCTGCATGTGCGCAACCACTAATTACAACTAATCCCTTGGTCAATTTAATAGCTATTGCCGAATCGTCGGGTACAAAATCGGGCATTCCATCAGGTAAAAGGAATGGACTTTCCTGCGATTCGAAATCATTTTCTCGAGGTATTTCACCTAAAAAAACCATTTGCTCAGAAAGCCAATATGGTTCGCACGATTCTATAATTTCATATTTTTTTTGTAGTTCTTCTTTAGACATTGCAAGTCCAACATGGGTATTATTCCTTTTTCTAAACCTTTCGATAAAACTACTTGGATGCAAAATCAATTTCTTATTGGATAAATAAGCCAAGCCATCGCCATGATCCCAGTGCCCGTGACTTAAAACAATTGTGTCGATATCCTTAAGATCTTCGCCTAGTTTTTCGGCATTCTTTAAAAATAGCTCATTAGGTCCTAAATCGAACAGTATTTTTTTCCCAGCTTCAACAATAGAAGAAAATCCGTGTACTGAATCGAACCCTTCCTTAGCGGTATTATCCATTAAGATCTTTATTTTCATAACTCTTTATATTTTGGTATTTTAACGAAAAAACAAGAGCCTATATTCTCTT
This genomic interval from uncultured Marinifilum sp. contains the following:
- a CDS encoding MBL fold metallo-hydrolase, with translation MKIKILMDNTAKEGFDSVHGFSSIVEAGKKILFDLGPNELFLKNAEKLGEDLKDIDTIVLSHGHWDHGDGLAYLSNKKLILHPSSFIERFRKRNNTHVGLAMSKEELQKKYEIIESCEPYWLSEQMVFLGEIPRENDFESQESPFLLPDGMPDFVPDDSAIAIKLTKGLVVISGCAHAGICNTVSYARKVCGVDKVYAVLGGFHLKEIDEVTNKTIQFLKDEKVELVGPTHCTSFKVRDEFKKHLKVINLDAGSVMEL